One Pseudopipra pipra isolate bDixPip1 chromosome 28, bDixPip1.hap1, whole genome shotgun sequence genomic region harbors:
- the CDCA2 gene encoding cell division cycle-associated protein 2 isoform X1: protein MHRQPKSPLKVKENEGGCLEEKDEASFPLPKDQKICKGTKFRVIRASKKENLSDGNQAWSPKRALKSPKGLGEELSPPEGDPGSCPFPGGCCGALQGDVGSEPTLPLNRKESLPGSRSGSLGNDSYSTPERDKAEGKPDLGTSEELREKPVDFAPVTITEFGIAPESFTKRCKALLLSPLAGSSPTSLKLRRRSTIGLRGSPENNSLIRYLAQHRSKRQKEPFTQISPFKHVNVRSLKDKIETFQTSFESLQEAEGETGLSGLSHGDDSQEEGSSQNKGPLKKEPNLEQWSEKFLLDNSGAGLKENFCRENVTRSSKCDPRICSILSPNPAVTEPAALQEWVYGQKYPSESLETVAIGDTLERGHVFRSEPTPADTRSDVLSDLSRKKVGFVAGLSLGMLEESKALVTPPATPRQAGTVPFSDLPQSGSLRSILKKTPMRQLLGSPKEYLNDAVGRGGGEPVPVPYYEKTFEASETAENTANLNFKMPKKKKVTFGEVLSPEIFDQTLPANTPLRRGASPGLSSSPSPRPGLTAEPFPRLQFDCEDECVEPPQDFLETSFAAEDPPPVENAEAPTDKADMVKTRSSAKRKHGAESEQAEGQPSGATTTRNAEGTKNPRKNKIPRQKNPTTSAPKKPQRSRQTSYGKRRKRKVKKSLYGEREMASKKPLLSPIPEIPEDFSSVSSPDSPKAEGLFSEDAAADNPESWKACEDVQEKVVVEGVRGKSIIHAVDVDPSSKDLDVDPSSKDLDVDPSSKDLDVDPSSKDLDVDPSSKDLDVAAPSSSSRDGAPQVSQGDLEAPSGTEQEVSNAVPDAEGGFDTSEGFQQGEDEAKESSSWTENEQLQGNLLGFLEQQATDVPEGAQRTQCPQTGSVSGSPARGRRRRSSSAIYFPPVENLMTGIDLPVSPYNVEEVLCVPKSSFQPSRRKGSAGGETRVRRSMRLRGEAGTEGLAWIQLPRELPEQPPLPAPAPKSRRRVSTSILAGAENVQPREQSPGLFPALGKENEASARCAHGPGRRRRRRSAPTPPETPWAQTQKRRITNSVNKDRNNTKWEEAEKPPEDTQRGFSCL, encoded by the exons ATGCACAGACAACCCAAGAGTCCCCTGAAAGTCAAAGAAAATGAGGGTGGTTGTCTTGAAGAGAAAGATGAGGCCTCTTTCCCTCTGCCAAAAGACCAGAAGATCTGCAAAGGGACTAAATTCAGAGTCATCAGAGCGTCCAAGAAGGAGAATTTGAGCGATGGGAACCAGGCCTGGTCACCCAAACGTGCCCTGAAGTCCCCCAAGGGCCTCGGGGAGGAATTGTCCCCCCCCGAGGGGGATCCCGggagctgccccttccctgggggctgCTGTGGTGCCCTCCAAGGGGATGTGGGCAGTGAACCCACCTTGCCTTTGAACAGGAAGGAGAGTTTGCCAGGCAGCAGGTCTGGTTCCTTGGGGAATGATTCCTACTCCACTCCTGAGAGGGacaaagctgaaggaaaaccTGATTTGGGGACATCTGAAGAGCTGAGGGAAAAACCCGTTGATTTTGCTCCTGTGACAATTACTGAGTTTGGGATTGCTCCAGAAAGTTTCACCAAACGATGTAAAG CTCTGCTCTTGTCCCCCCTGGCAGGGAGTTCTCCCACCTCGCTGAAGTTGCGGCGCAGGTCGACCATCGGCTTGCGGGGCTCCCCGGAGAACAACTCCCTCATCCGCTAcctggcccagcacaggagcaAGAGGCAAAAAGAACCTTTTACCCAG ATTAGTCCTTTTAAACATGTGAATGTCAGGTCGTTGAAGGACAAGATTGAAACCTTTCAAACATCTTTTGAATCCCTCCAAGAAGCTGAAGGGGAAACTGGACTCTCTGGGCTGTCCCATGGGGATGATTCTCAGGAAGAAGGCTCTT CTCAGAACAAAGGGCCTCTTAAAAAGGAGCCAAACCTGGAGCAGTGGAGTGAAAAGTTCCTGTTGGACAACAGTGGAGCTGGTTTGAAAGAGAATTTTTGTAGGGAAAATGTGACCAGGAGCAGTAAATGTGACCCCAGGATCTGCAGCATCTTGTCTCCAAACCCAGCTGTGACTGAACCTGCTGCTCTACAG GAATGGGTTTATGGGCAAAAATATCCTTCTGAGTCCTTGGAGACTGTTGCAATTGGAGATACCTTGGAAAGAGGCCATG TTTTCAGGTCTGAGCCCACCCCTGCAGACACCAGAAGTGATGTTCTCTCAGATCTAAGCAGGAAGAAGGTTGGGTTTGTGGCAGGCCTGAGCCTGGGAATGCTGGAGGAAAGCAAAGCCCTCGTCACCCCCCCTGCCACCCCCCGACAAGCAGGCACCGTTCCCTTCAGTGACCTCCCCCAGAGCGGCTCCCTGAGGTCCATCCTGAAGAAAACCCCCATGAGGCAACTCCTGGGCAGCCCAAAG GAATACTTGAACGATGCAGttggcagaggaggaggtgaaCCTGTCCCAGTCCCCTACTATGAAAAAACCTTTGAAGCATCAGAAACAG CAGAGAACACTGCAAATCTCAACTTCAAAATgcccaagaagaaaaaagtgactTTTGGAGAAGTTCTGAGCCCTGAAATATTCGACCAAACCTTGCCTGCAAACACCCCCCTGCGCAGAGGAGCCTCCCCAGGCctgagctccagcccttccccaaGGCCAGGCTTAACTGCAGAACCTTTCCCCAGGCTGCAGTTTGACTGTGAGGAT gaATGTGTTGAGCCTCCCCAAGATTTCCTGGAGACTTCCTTTGCTGCAGAAGACCCTCCACCTGTTGAAAATGCAGAAG CACCAACTGACAAAGCTGACATGGTAAAAACTCGTTCTTCTGCTAAAAGGAAG CACGGGGCTGAGTCAGAGCAGGCTGAGGGCCAACCCTCAGGAGCCACCACCACCAGGAATGCTGAAGGCACCAAAAATCCAAGGAAGAACAAGATCCCACGCCAGAAGAATCCAACCACATCTGCTCCCAAAAAACCACAG AGATCAAGACAGACAAGCtatgggaaaagaagaaagagaaaagtgaaaaaatctCTATATGGGGAAAGAGAGATGGCTTCTAAGAAACCCCTTCTCAGCCCTATCCCTGAAATTCCAGAGGATTTCTCTTCTGTCTCATCTCCAGACTCACCAAAGGCAGAGGGGCTTTTTTCAG AGGATGCAGCTGCAGATAATCCTGAATCCTGGAAAGCTTGTGAGGATGTCCAGGAGAAGGTGGTGGTTGAAGGGGTGAGAGGGAAGAGCATCATCCATGCAGTGGATGTGGATCCAAGCTCCAAGGACCTGGATGTGGATCCAAGCTCCAAGGACCTGGATGTGGATCCAAGCTCCAAGGACCTGGATGTGGATCCAAGCTCCAAGGACCTGGATGTGGATCCAAGCTCCAAGGACCTGGAtgtggcagctcccagcagcagctccagggatggggcccctCAGGTGTCCCAGGGGGACCTGGAGGCTCCTTCTGGCACTGAGCAGGAG GTTTCAAACGCTGTGCCAGATGCAGAGGGTGGTTTTGATACATCTGAGGGTTTCCAGCAAGGTGAAGATGAAGCAAAGGAGAGTAGTTCCTGGACAGAAAATGAGCAACTACAAGGAAATCTCCTGGGATTTCTGGAACAACAGGCTACTGATGTACCCGAGGGTGCCCAGAGAACTCAGTGCCCTCAGACAGGTTCTGTAAGTGGTAGCCcagcaagaggaagaagaagaagaagcagcagtgcCATCTACTTTCCTCCTGTTGAAAACTTAATGACTGGAATTGACCTCCCAGTGTCACCTTATAACGTGGAGGAAGTTTTGTGTGTTCCCAAAAGCTCCTTCCAGCCTTCCCGAAGGAAGGGCAGCGCCGGCGGCGAGACCAGGGTGCGGCGCAGCATGAGGCTCAGGGGAGAGGCAGGAACTGAGGGACTTGCATGGATTCAGCTCCCCAGGGAGCTCCCAGAGCAGCctcccctgccagctcctgctcccaaaTCCAGGAGGAGGGTCAGCACATCCATCCTGGCGGGGGCTGAGAACGTTCAGCCCCGAGAGCAGAGCCCCGGcctgttcccagccctggggaaggagaaCGAGGCCTCTGCTCGTTGTGCCCACGGgcctggcaggaggaggaggaggagaagtgcACCCACACCTCCAGAAACTCCTTGGGCTCAAACCCAGAAAAGGAGAATCACAAATTCTGTAAATAAGGACAGAAATAACACCAAAtgggaagaagcagaaaaaccTCCCGAGGACACTCAGCGAGGTTTCAGCTGTCTCTGA
- the CDCA2 gene encoding cell division cycle-associated protein 2 isoform X5, whose amino-acid sequence MHRQPKSPLKVKENEGGCLEEKDEASFPLPKDQKICKGTKFRVIRASKKENLSDGNQAWSPKRALKSPKGLGEELSPPEGDPGSCPFPGGCCGALQGDVGSEPTLPLNRKESLPGSRSGSLGNDSYSTPERDKAEGKPDLGTSEELREKPVDFAPVTITEFGIAPESFTKRCKALLLSPLAGSSPTSLKLRRRSTIGLRGSPENNSLIRYLAQHRSKRQKEPFTQISPFKHVNVRSLKDKIETFQTSFESLQEAEGETGLSGLSHGDDSQEEGSSQNKGPLKKEPNLEQWSEKFLLDNSGAGLKENFCRENVTRSSKCDPRICSILSPNPAVTEPAALQEWVYGQKYPSESLETVAIGDTLERGHVFRSEPTPADTRSDVLSDLSRKKVGFVAGLSLGMLEESKALVTPPATPRQAGTVPFSDLPQSGSLRSILKKTPMRQLLGSPKEYLNDAVGRGGGEPVPVPYYEKTFEASETAENTANLNFKMPKKKKVTFGEVLSPEIFDQTLPANTPLRRGASPGLSSSPSPRPGLTAEPFPRLQFDCEDECVEPPQDFLETSFAAEDPPPVENAEAPTDKADMVKTRSSAKRKHGAESEQAEGQPSGATTTRNAEGTKNPRKNKIPRQKNPTTSAPKKPQRSRQTSYGKRRKRKVKKSLYGEREMASKKPLLSPIPEIPEDFSSVSSPDSPKAEGLFSEDAAADNPESWKACEDVQEKVVVEGVRGKSIIHAVDVDPSSKDLDVAAPSSSSRDGAPQVSQGDLEAPSGTEQEVSNAVPDAEGGFDTSEGFQQGEDEAKESSSWTENEQLQGNLLGFLEQQATDVPEGAQRTQCPQTGSVSGSPARGRRRRSSSAIYFPPVENLMTGIDLPVSPYNVEEVLCVPKSSFQPSRRKGSAGGETRVRRSMRLRGEAGTEGLAWIQLPRELPEQPPLPAPAPKSRRRVSTSILAGAENVQPREQSPGLFPALGKENEASARCAHGPGRRRRRRSAPTPPETPWAQTQKRRITNSVNKDRNNTKWEEAEKPPEDTQRGFSCL is encoded by the exons ATGCACAGACAACCCAAGAGTCCCCTGAAAGTCAAAGAAAATGAGGGTGGTTGTCTTGAAGAGAAAGATGAGGCCTCTTTCCCTCTGCCAAAAGACCAGAAGATCTGCAAAGGGACTAAATTCAGAGTCATCAGAGCGTCCAAGAAGGAGAATTTGAGCGATGGGAACCAGGCCTGGTCACCCAAACGTGCCCTGAAGTCCCCCAAGGGCCTCGGGGAGGAATTGTCCCCCCCCGAGGGGGATCCCGggagctgccccttccctgggggctgCTGTGGTGCCCTCCAAGGGGATGTGGGCAGTGAACCCACCTTGCCTTTGAACAGGAAGGAGAGTTTGCCAGGCAGCAGGTCTGGTTCCTTGGGGAATGATTCCTACTCCACTCCTGAGAGGGacaaagctgaaggaaaaccTGATTTGGGGACATCTGAAGAGCTGAGGGAAAAACCCGTTGATTTTGCTCCTGTGACAATTACTGAGTTTGGGATTGCTCCAGAAAGTTTCACCAAACGATGTAAAG CTCTGCTCTTGTCCCCCCTGGCAGGGAGTTCTCCCACCTCGCTGAAGTTGCGGCGCAGGTCGACCATCGGCTTGCGGGGCTCCCCGGAGAACAACTCCCTCATCCGCTAcctggcccagcacaggagcaAGAGGCAAAAAGAACCTTTTACCCAG ATTAGTCCTTTTAAACATGTGAATGTCAGGTCGTTGAAGGACAAGATTGAAACCTTTCAAACATCTTTTGAATCCCTCCAAGAAGCTGAAGGGGAAACTGGACTCTCTGGGCTGTCCCATGGGGATGATTCTCAGGAAGAAGGCTCTT CTCAGAACAAAGGGCCTCTTAAAAAGGAGCCAAACCTGGAGCAGTGGAGTGAAAAGTTCCTGTTGGACAACAGTGGAGCTGGTTTGAAAGAGAATTTTTGTAGGGAAAATGTGACCAGGAGCAGTAAATGTGACCCCAGGATCTGCAGCATCTTGTCTCCAAACCCAGCTGTGACTGAACCTGCTGCTCTACAG GAATGGGTTTATGGGCAAAAATATCCTTCTGAGTCCTTGGAGACTGTTGCAATTGGAGATACCTTGGAAAGAGGCCATG TTTTCAGGTCTGAGCCCACCCCTGCAGACACCAGAAGTGATGTTCTCTCAGATCTAAGCAGGAAGAAGGTTGGGTTTGTGGCAGGCCTGAGCCTGGGAATGCTGGAGGAAAGCAAAGCCCTCGTCACCCCCCCTGCCACCCCCCGACAAGCAGGCACCGTTCCCTTCAGTGACCTCCCCCAGAGCGGCTCCCTGAGGTCCATCCTGAAGAAAACCCCCATGAGGCAACTCCTGGGCAGCCCAAAG GAATACTTGAACGATGCAGttggcagaggaggaggtgaaCCTGTCCCAGTCCCCTACTATGAAAAAACCTTTGAAGCATCAGAAACAG CAGAGAACACTGCAAATCTCAACTTCAAAATgcccaagaagaaaaaagtgactTTTGGAGAAGTTCTGAGCCCTGAAATATTCGACCAAACCTTGCCTGCAAACACCCCCCTGCGCAGAGGAGCCTCCCCAGGCctgagctccagcccttccccaaGGCCAGGCTTAACTGCAGAACCTTTCCCCAGGCTGCAGTTTGACTGTGAGGAT gaATGTGTTGAGCCTCCCCAAGATTTCCTGGAGACTTCCTTTGCTGCAGAAGACCCTCCACCTGTTGAAAATGCAGAAG CACCAACTGACAAAGCTGACATGGTAAAAACTCGTTCTTCTGCTAAAAGGAAG CACGGGGCTGAGTCAGAGCAGGCTGAGGGCCAACCCTCAGGAGCCACCACCACCAGGAATGCTGAAGGCACCAAAAATCCAAGGAAGAACAAGATCCCACGCCAGAAGAATCCAACCACATCTGCTCCCAAAAAACCACAG AGATCAAGACAGACAAGCtatgggaaaagaagaaagagaaaagtgaaaaaatctCTATATGGGGAAAGAGAGATGGCTTCTAAGAAACCCCTTCTCAGCCCTATCCCTGAAATTCCAGAGGATTTCTCTTCTGTCTCATCTCCAGACTCACCAAAGGCAGAGGGGCTTTTTTCAG AGGATGCAGCTGCAGATAATCCTGAATCCTGGAAAGCTTGTGAGGATGTCCAGGAGAAGGTGGTGGTTGAAGGGGTGAGAGGGAAGAGCATCATCCATGCAGTGGATGTGGATCCAAGCTCCAAGGAC CTGGAtgtggcagctcccagcagcagctccagggatggggcccctCAGGTGTCCCAGGGGGACCTGGAGGCTCCTTCTGGCACTGAGCAGGAG GTTTCAAACGCTGTGCCAGATGCAGAGGGTGGTTTTGATACATCTGAGGGTTTCCAGCAAGGTGAAGATGAAGCAAAGGAGAGTAGTTCCTGGACAGAAAATGAGCAACTACAAGGAAATCTCCTGGGATTTCTGGAACAACAGGCTACTGATGTACCCGAGGGTGCCCAGAGAACTCAGTGCCCTCAGACAGGTTCTGTAAGTGGTAGCCcagcaagaggaagaagaagaagaagcagcagtgcCATCTACTTTCCTCCTGTTGAAAACTTAATGACTGGAATTGACCTCCCAGTGTCACCTTATAACGTGGAGGAAGTTTTGTGTGTTCCCAAAAGCTCCTTCCAGCCTTCCCGAAGGAAGGGCAGCGCCGGCGGCGAGACCAGGGTGCGGCGCAGCATGAGGCTCAGGGGAGAGGCAGGAACTGAGGGACTTGCATGGATTCAGCTCCCCAGGGAGCTCCCAGAGCAGCctcccctgccagctcctgctcccaaaTCCAGGAGGAGGGTCAGCACATCCATCCTGGCGGGGGCTGAGAACGTTCAGCCCCGAGAGCAGAGCCCCGGcctgttcccagccctggggaaggagaaCGAGGCCTCTGCTCGTTGTGCCCACGGgcctggcaggaggaggaggaggagaagtgcACCCACACCTCCAGAAACTCCTTGGGCTCAAACCCAGAAAAGGAGAATCACAAATTCTGTAAATAAGGACAGAAATAACACCAAAtgggaagaagcagaaaaaccTCCCGAGGACACTCAGCGAGGTTTCAGCTGTCTCTGA
- the CDCA2 gene encoding cell division cycle-associated protein 2 isoform X4, with the protein MHRQPKSPLKVKENEGGCLEEKDEASFPLPKDQKICKGTKFRVIRASKKENLSDGNQAWSPKRALKSPKGLGEELSPPEGDPGSCPFPGGCCGALQGDVGSEPTLPLNRKESLPGSRSGSLGNDSYSTPERDKAEGKPDLGTSEELREKPVDFAPVTITEFGIAPESFTKRCKGSSPTSLKLRRRSTIGLRGSPENNSLIRYLAQHRSKRQKEPFTQISPFKHVNVRSLKDKIETFQTSFESLQEAEGETGLSGLSHGDDSQEEGSSQNKGPLKKEPNLEQWSEKFLLDNSGAGLKENFCRENVTRSSKCDPRICSILSPNPAVTEPAALQEWVYGQKYPSESLETVAIGDTLERGHVFRSEPTPADTRSDVLSDLSRKKVGFVAGLSLGMLEESKALVTPPATPRQAGTVPFSDLPQSGSLRSILKKTPMRQLLGSPKEYLNDAVGRGGGEPVPVPYYEKTFEASETENTANLNFKMPKKKKVTFGEVLSPEIFDQTLPANTPLRRGASPGLSSSPSPRPGLTAEPFPRLQFDCEDECVEPPQDFLETSFAAEDPPPVENAEAPTDKADMVKTRSSAKRKHGAESEQAEGQPSGATTTRNAEGTKNPRKNKIPRQKNPTTSAPKKPQRSRQTSYGKRRKRKVKKSLYGEREMASKKPLLSPIPEIPEDFSSVSSPDSPKAEGLFSEDAAADNPESWKACEDVQEKVVVEGVRGKSIIHAVDVDPSSKDLDVDPSSKDLDVDPSSKDLDVDPSSKDLDVDPSSKDLDVAAPSSSSRDGAPQVSQGDLEAPSGTEQEVSNAVPDAEGGFDTSEGFQQGEDEAKESSSWTENEQLQGNLLGFLEQQATDVPEGAQRTQCPQTGSVSGSPARGRRRRSSSAIYFPPVENLMTGIDLPVSPYNVEEVLCVPKSSFQPSRRKGSAGGETRVRRSMRLRGEAGTEGLAWIQLPRELPEQPPLPAPAPKSRRRVSTSILAGAENVQPREQSPGLFPALGKENEASARCAHGPGRRRRRRSAPTPPETPWAQTQKRRITNSVNKDRNNTKWEEAEKPPEDTQRGFSCL; encoded by the exons ATGCACAGACAACCCAAGAGTCCCCTGAAAGTCAAAGAAAATGAGGGTGGTTGTCTTGAAGAGAAAGATGAGGCCTCTTTCCCTCTGCCAAAAGACCAGAAGATCTGCAAAGGGACTAAATTCAGAGTCATCAGAGCGTCCAAGAAGGAGAATTTGAGCGATGGGAACCAGGCCTGGTCACCCAAACGTGCCCTGAAGTCCCCCAAGGGCCTCGGGGAGGAATTGTCCCCCCCCGAGGGGGATCCCGggagctgccccttccctgggggctgCTGTGGTGCCCTCCAAGGGGATGTGGGCAGTGAACCCACCTTGCCTTTGAACAGGAAGGAGAGTTTGCCAGGCAGCAGGTCTGGTTCCTTGGGGAATGATTCCTACTCCACTCCTGAGAGGGacaaagctgaaggaaaaccTGATTTGGGGACATCTGAAGAGCTGAGGGAAAAACCCGTTGATTTTGCTCCTGTGACAATTACTGAGTTTGGGATTGCTCCAGAAAGTTTCACCAAACGATGTAAAG GGAGTTCTCCCACCTCGCTGAAGTTGCGGCGCAGGTCGACCATCGGCTTGCGGGGCTCCCCGGAGAACAACTCCCTCATCCGCTAcctggcccagcacaggagcaAGAGGCAAAAAGAACCTTTTACCCAG ATTAGTCCTTTTAAACATGTGAATGTCAGGTCGTTGAAGGACAAGATTGAAACCTTTCAAACATCTTTTGAATCCCTCCAAGAAGCTGAAGGGGAAACTGGACTCTCTGGGCTGTCCCATGGGGATGATTCTCAGGAAGAAGGCTCTT CTCAGAACAAAGGGCCTCTTAAAAAGGAGCCAAACCTGGAGCAGTGGAGTGAAAAGTTCCTGTTGGACAACAGTGGAGCTGGTTTGAAAGAGAATTTTTGTAGGGAAAATGTGACCAGGAGCAGTAAATGTGACCCCAGGATCTGCAGCATCTTGTCTCCAAACCCAGCTGTGACTGAACCTGCTGCTCTACAG GAATGGGTTTATGGGCAAAAATATCCTTCTGAGTCCTTGGAGACTGTTGCAATTGGAGATACCTTGGAAAGAGGCCATG TTTTCAGGTCTGAGCCCACCCCTGCAGACACCAGAAGTGATGTTCTCTCAGATCTAAGCAGGAAGAAGGTTGGGTTTGTGGCAGGCCTGAGCCTGGGAATGCTGGAGGAAAGCAAAGCCCTCGTCACCCCCCCTGCCACCCCCCGACAAGCAGGCACCGTTCCCTTCAGTGACCTCCCCCAGAGCGGCTCCCTGAGGTCCATCCTGAAGAAAACCCCCATGAGGCAACTCCTGGGCAGCCCAAAG GAATACTTGAACGATGCAGttggcagaggaggaggtgaaCCTGTCCCAGTCCCCTACTATGAAAAAACCTTTGAAGCATCAGAAACAG AGAACACTGCAAATCTCAACTTCAAAATgcccaagaagaaaaaagtgactTTTGGAGAAGTTCTGAGCCCTGAAATATTCGACCAAACCTTGCCTGCAAACACCCCCCTGCGCAGAGGAGCCTCCCCAGGCctgagctccagcccttccccaaGGCCAGGCTTAACTGCAGAACCTTTCCCCAGGCTGCAGTTTGACTGTGAGGAT gaATGTGTTGAGCCTCCCCAAGATTTCCTGGAGACTTCCTTTGCTGCAGAAGACCCTCCACCTGTTGAAAATGCAGAAG CACCAACTGACAAAGCTGACATGGTAAAAACTCGTTCTTCTGCTAAAAGGAAG CACGGGGCTGAGTCAGAGCAGGCTGAGGGCCAACCCTCAGGAGCCACCACCACCAGGAATGCTGAAGGCACCAAAAATCCAAGGAAGAACAAGATCCCACGCCAGAAGAATCCAACCACATCTGCTCCCAAAAAACCACAG AGATCAAGACAGACAAGCtatgggaaaagaagaaagagaaaagtgaaaaaatctCTATATGGGGAAAGAGAGATGGCTTCTAAGAAACCCCTTCTCAGCCCTATCCCTGAAATTCCAGAGGATTTCTCTTCTGTCTCATCTCCAGACTCACCAAAGGCAGAGGGGCTTTTTTCAG AGGATGCAGCTGCAGATAATCCTGAATCCTGGAAAGCTTGTGAGGATGTCCAGGAGAAGGTGGTGGTTGAAGGGGTGAGAGGGAAGAGCATCATCCATGCAGTGGATGTGGATCCAAGCTCCAAGGACCTGGATGTGGATCCAAGCTCCAAGGACCTGGATGTGGATCCAAGCTCCAAGGACCTGGATGTGGATCCAAGCTCCAAGGACCTGGATGTGGATCCAAGCTCCAAGGACCTGGAtgtggcagctcccagcagcagctccagggatggggcccctCAGGTGTCCCAGGGGGACCTGGAGGCTCCTTCTGGCACTGAGCAGGAG GTTTCAAACGCTGTGCCAGATGCAGAGGGTGGTTTTGATACATCTGAGGGTTTCCAGCAAGGTGAAGATGAAGCAAAGGAGAGTAGTTCCTGGACAGAAAATGAGCAACTACAAGGAAATCTCCTGGGATTTCTGGAACAACAGGCTACTGATGTACCCGAGGGTGCCCAGAGAACTCAGTGCCCTCAGACAGGTTCTGTAAGTGGTAGCCcagcaagaggaagaagaagaagaagcagcagtgcCATCTACTTTCCTCCTGTTGAAAACTTAATGACTGGAATTGACCTCCCAGTGTCACCTTATAACGTGGAGGAAGTTTTGTGTGTTCCCAAAAGCTCCTTCCAGCCTTCCCGAAGGAAGGGCAGCGCCGGCGGCGAGACCAGGGTGCGGCGCAGCATGAGGCTCAGGGGAGAGGCAGGAACTGAGGGACTTGCATGGATTCAGCTCCCCAGGGAGCTCCCAGAGCAGCctcccctgccagctcctgctcccaaaTCCAGGAGGAGGGTCAGCACATCCATCCTGGCGGGGGCTGAGAACGTTCAGCCCCGAGAGCAGAGCCCCGGcctgttcccagccctggggaaggagaaCGAGGCCTCTGCTCGTTGTGCCCACGGgcctggcaggaggaggaggaggagaagtgcACCCACACCTCCAGAAACTCCTTGGGCTCAAACCCAGAAAAGGAGAATCACAAATTCTGTAAATAAGGACAGAAATAACACCAAAtgggaagaagcagaaaaaccTCCCGAGGACACTCAGCGAGGTTTCAGCTGTCTCTGA